Genomic DNA from Lactuca sativa cultivar Salinas chromosome 8, Lsat_Salinas_v11, whole genome shotgun sequence:
CCTCATAAAACAAATCCACCATCAATCGCACCACCatcactactaccaccaccaccaggTAGATTAGCAATATCCTCATCATCGAAAGTGCACAGATGCTTAAGACCTACAATGTTAAGACGACTAATACCAAGCATTGATACATAATCGAGCATCACAAAGTCCTCAATGGTCGGGTTCATGTCGGTAATATAGTTGGAACGAGAATCACTGGCACTAGGGTCATATGTCCCAACGAAAATCTCAACTTTCAGGTCCGCACGACCAAATTCCTCTCCAACGACGAATAAAACATGAGGGATCCGACGGACACCATTGGAAAATTCAAGTTGTTCAATCAATTTGTCCACGACGCGAACAACAACCACAAGGAGCACCCAATCCAAATCCTCACCCATTTACGCTAAACTCGACCTAGCCTCCTCAATAATCTTGTATCGATCACTGAAAACTCAGTCCAAGCTCTCATTCTATATCATCAAGCCTTCATTGGCCTGAGTAAGGGTATCTACCTTGCTCTTAAATGTAGCCCTCCGCTCCTCAACATACATCTTCTCAGCTATTAACAACTTATACTTTTGGTCAAACTCACGAGTTTTCTAATCGAGAACAGAAACCTGACGTTTTAACTCTGGTTCATTAGCCACTAATGTTGCACACCTTTTCTCAAGGTCGCTCAGCCGTTGGACGCGCCGAGCACCATCACCTAGGTAAAACATGCACTGAGCAGCAACAAAGTTCATATTATGAACCAGGTCAGGACTGATCATGTTATCCAAATCCGACACAATAGCCAGAGGAAAAGCATGACGAGTGAACTCAATAACAATGAAACGAAAGGAAATATGAGACCCCTTCACAAGATTTCAATCGGAAAAAGGGGCAGATACCTTGCTCCATGTGATCGGGGGAGGACATTCTCATAAGAGTGATACCATGACACCCAGAACTACCTCCGATGGATGTAATATGAGTACGATCAGAGTCAAAAAAGAAAATTCCGGAAGTTAAAATAGGAACAACAATAATTGTAGAAACAAGTTGCTTTGATGCCCCTTGATCTCCCTCAGACTATTAAACGTCATCATTGGGAATTACCATAACCCCATCTTTCTCATAGGACGTCTAACCCAACAAGCGAGCGAGACCCCTTCGTTGATGCACAAATCTTCTTATGTTTCCATCAGTCGCATCAGAAGAAATGTCAGCCACACTCAAAATGGATTTCCTATTTGTCATGGCCCGCTGAACACTagagatgataccctctttgctatCCTTCACCATGTTAGAATAAGATGGAATGACTGTCAATGGGGGAACGACAAAAGATATGGTCCAAGCCATCGCAGGGGAATCAACACCATACATGGGTGAGTCATCCACAGACATGTCTGGTTACTCGGGAAGAAAAAATAGACATTCAACCCTACACAGAGGAGGAAGAGTCTCGTGGAGATCAACCTCACAATACTCAAACTTACCCTTGAACTTCTTCCAGAGAACGAAGTCAAAACAAAGTGGGGACTCGACACCTATGAGAAAAAAAACGCTTATAACAAAAAAGAAAGGGAGGAGGAGAAGGAACAAAATAATAGAGATAACAAACATACCGTCAACAACGACGTAGAAGACCGACATTTTCCACCTCGCCCGCCAGCCCGAAGTCATCCAAGCACCAATAAGAATATGCTTAGGGTACTCATCTAGAGGAACCTAAATACCCTTCAGAAGATCAATGATCGCTTGGTTATGGGGAAATAATTTGGGAGTAACATCAGAAAAGCCACAAGAGTGAAAATACCCACGACCGATTCGACTCACGTTGACCCACAATCACAGTTTTCCTGCCGATTCTTCGTAGTCTTGCCGTCGGGAATAAGAACATGTCTCCTTTGATGGGTGGAGAAAGTGAACTTGCCTCCAATAGCGCTAAACCGGAAGAAGAAAGTGAAGACAAAGAAGTCATGGAGAAGGTCATTGACGCAACAGATCATCTCAAACGCCACCATCTTGTTCACAGTGTTATGAGTCAACATCTGAATGCTACAACCATGTTTCTAGAGAAGTTCATCTTGAAAATCGGTAAGAGGAAGACGAATTCTGGCATCAAAAATCTTCAGTTAAACACTGACCTTCCTCAGAGGAGGCAACAAGATCATGGAATCAAGTGCAGGGAACTCTACattgttattatttattattctttATGTTCTCATGGCTAATCGTTTCAGAGTTGTACCTTCCACCACTGAGTTCGAAAACCTTCATATGGCTTATATATGGAGAAGGAAGAAATAATAAATGAACGCAGAGGCAGGAAATTCAAAAACTCTGCCACTATGATGTAACTGACAACGTGACAAGCggtcatgtcgccaaagaaattGAAGCGCCTAACACACACTAACATGACATGTGTAAAGGCAGTTAGTCCAAAACATCATAGTTAGTCCACTACAAATGATACGGGTACTGGGCTAGAGGAATTGATAATGTACCGCTTGGAGAAGGACAAGGGTCACGTTCCACCCATGCCAAGAGCTCTGTCCGGTTACCGGTGCGGCCGGGGAATCTTGGCAATAACCAACATAGGTAGCCCCGCGCCCACAAGCGTCCGCTCGACATGGGAAGCTAGCGCGAGACAAAGCTCTAACTGATACCTTCACCTCATGAAAAACCTAACGACTCTAAACGAAAAAGAGTAAGCCCAGATCGTTACCACTTGGACCAATCACAAGCTTTGAAACGTCCAATAGCACGATCGCCTAATCAGCAGGCCTGGTCCTATCGAGTCTGACGCCCTTGTCTATTATATGGACTGGCAGTGAGATCCTAGTGTAAAAGGTCACACTCATTCACCAAAGAGGTAAGCCATCCTCTTCCTTACTCCCTAAATACTCATTATCCCAAACCACTGACTTAACTGGCAGAACGCTCTCTCGGGACCTCTTCCTGGAGAATGGTTGATGGACCTATCTCTATTTTCATCTTTTCAGGTCTCCGTTAAAGAAACCACCTACCAAAAATGGATCTAGAGAATTAGGTCGCATCaaatgggtgtgtgtgtgtgtgagatccctcgggaTAGATCTCATAAGATCACTGTTATAGGATTAATATGTGAGAATCGACGAGATGAGTAACTAAGGGTAAAC
This window encodes:
- the LOC122195368 gene encoding uncharacterized protein LOC122195368, whose product is MSPLMGGESELASNSAKPEEESEDKEVMEKVIDATDHLKRHHLVHSVMSQHLNATTMFLEKFILKIGKRKTNSGIKNLQLNTDLPQRRQQDHGIKCRELYIDYYHSSSSGGGGGGGSGCGGGGGGGRRHISSSSSNSCKASNTLAASSIMAA